The Caulifigura coniformis genome includes a region encoding these proteins:
- a CDS encoding phytanoyl-CoA dioxygenase family protein, translating to MSTTAAGQYKIVPDQGELDSIERDLTFYNSTVKDPKVLTKMQVGAFNRDGFVRPVPIYSPAEIAGIRAYFDDLLQRVIAAGGDSYSISSAHLKYGKVWDILTEPRIVAVVKDILGENVVGWGSHFFCKMPHDGKTVAWHQDSSYWPLTPTKALTVWLAIDDADVENAAMRFIRGSHHFGHMTFRNSNPAEHNVLNQTIENPEEYGDPVDNCLRAGECSLHSDLLLHGSEANNSDRRRCALTLRYAAADVVAHLGWNGKGVLVAGKDPTGLWANNPRPKDD from the coding sequence ATGTCGACGACTGCGGCTGGTCAGTACAAGATCGTTCCCGATCAGGGTGAGCTCGACTCCATCGAGCGCGACCTCACCTTCTACAACAGCACCGTCAAAGACCCGAAGGTGCTGACGAAGATGCAGGTCGGGGCGTTCAACCGCGACGGCTTCGTGCGGCCGGTCCCGATCTATTCTCCCGCCGAAATCGCCGGAATCCGGGCCTACTTCGACGACCTCCTGCAGCGCGTCATCGCGGCCGGAGGCGACAGCTACTCAATCAGTTCGGCCCACCTGAAGTACGGGAAGGTCTGGGACATCCTCACCGAACCGCGGATCGTCGCGGTCGTGAAGGACATCCTCGGCGAGAACGTCGTCGGCTGGGGCTCGCACTTCTTCTGCAAGATGCCCCACGACGGCAAGACCGTCGCCTGGCACCAGGACTCGAGCTACTGGCCCCTCACGCCCACGAAGGCTCTCACCGTCTGGCTGGCTATCGACGACGCCGACGTCGAGAACGCGGCCATGCGGTTCATCCGCGGCTCGCACCACTTCGGCCACATGACGTTCCGCAACAGCAATCCCGCGGAACACAACGTCCTGAACCAGACGATCGAGAATCCTGAAGAGTACGGCGACCCGGTCGATAACTGCCTCAGGGCGGGCGAGTGTTCACTTCATTCCGACCTCCTCCTGCATGGCAGCGAAGCCAACAACTCGGATCGCCGGCGATGCGCGCTGACGCTGCGCTACGCGGCCGCCGATGTCGTGGCTCACCTCGGCTGGAACGGCAAAGGCGTGCTGGTTGCCGGGAAAGATCCGACCGGCCTGTGGGCCAACAACCCTCGCCCGAAAGACGACTGA
- a CDS encoding right-handed parallel beta-helix repeat-containing protein: MIRSAAVLLSGLVLLGWAFPNDRLAAQEGRRGGEGRLSRLGIVGDGMVDESDSLQKAIDSGLGSLAFPKGVFRLSKTVVIDLDKVGFTSITGDGTARFVMAGPGPAFRFVGTHKGSAAPKDFTPDVWDRQRAPQVVGIEIVGEHPEAVGIEADGVMQLTLSRVVVRKALHAVHLVNRNRNVLIDACHFYENSGVGVFYDNVNLHQSNIVGCHISYNQGGGIVCRGGDVRNIHIGTCDIESNHGKDGPPTANVLIDSTGGRSGIAEVAITGCTIQHNSESPDSANIRIIGKSGAAEREGYITITGNVLSDVMTNVHLKDTRGVTLSANTFWLGYDRDLLLENCVGVVATGNSFDRNPRTIKGKPGTAKGGVILQECADCILQSAHINGAHGQAAGLVVENCARINISDCVITDCDGAGIVLKETSTSRIDGCIIRDGRSKDGDTTAISVSGGLGNRVSDNLTEGRMLIDPRSAKVN, from the coding sequence ATGATCCGATCTGCTGCAGTGCTGTTGTCCGGCCTCGTTCTTCTGGGCTGGGCCTTCCCGAATGACCGTCTCGCGGCCCAGGAAGGGCGCCGCGGCGGAGAAGGTCGACTCTCGCGACTCGGCATCGTCGGCGATGGAATGGTCGATGAATCGGACTCGCTGCAGAAGGCGATCGACAGCGGGCTCGGTTCACTCGCCTTCCCGAAGGGCGTGTTCCGACTGTCGAAGACGGTCGTCATCGACCTCGACAAGGTCGGCTTCACCTCCATCACGGGCGACGGGACGGCCCGGTTCGTGATGGCCGGCCCGGGCCCGGCGTTCCGGTTCGTCGGCACGCACAAGGGGAGCGCGGCGCCGAAGGACTTCACACCGGACGTGTGGGACCGCCAGCGGGCTCCGCAGGTGGTGGGCATCGAGATCGTCGGAGAGCATCCGGAAGCGGTCGGCATCGAGGCCGATGGCGTGATGCAGCTGACACTGTCGCGCGTGGTGGTCCGCAAGGCGCTGCACGCGGTTCACCTCGTCAACCGGAACCGTAATGTGCTGATCGACGCCTGCCATTTTTATGAGAACTCCGGCGTGGGCGTGTTCTACGACAACGTCAACCTGCACCAGTCCAACATCGTCGGCTGTCACATCAGCTACAACCAGGGGGGAGGCATTGTCTGCCGCGGCGGCGATGTGCGCAACATCCACATCGGGACGTGTGATATCGAGAGCAACCACGGGAAGGACGGTCCGCCGACAGCCAATGTCCTGATCGATTCGACCGGCGGCCGGAGCGGCATCGCCGAAGTCGCGATTACCGGGTGCACGATCCAGCACAACTCCGAGAGCCCCGATTCGGCCAACATCCGCATCATCGGCAAGAGCGGGGCGGCCGAGCGCGAGGGCTATATCACGATCACGGGCAACGTCCTCAGCGACGTGATGACCAATGTGCACCTGAAGGATACGCGGGGGGTCACGCTCTCCGCGAACACGTTCTGGTTGGGTTACGACCGGGACCTGCTGCTCGAGAACTGCGTAGGGGTCGTCGCGACGGGCAATTCGTTCGATCGCAATCCAAGGACCATCAAAGGGAAGCCGGGGACCGCGAAAGGGGGCGTGATCCTCCAGGAATGCGCCGACTGCATTCTGCAATCGGCCCATATCAACGGGGCCCACGGGCAGGCGGCGGGACTGGTCGTCGAGAACTGCGCCCGGATCAACATTTCCGATTGCGTCATCACCGACTGCGACGGAGCGGGCATCGTGCTCAAGGAGACGTCGACCAGCCGGATCGACGGCTGCATCATCCGTGATGGCCGCTCGAAAGATGGGGACACGACGGCCATCTCGGTGAGCGGCGGGCTGGGCAACCGGGTGAGCGACAACCTGACCGAAGGCCGCATGCTGATCGATCCCCGCTCCGCGAAAGTGAACTGA
- a CDS encoding acyl carrier protein, which produces MQALQAPETSAGSEVIARSAMEIQDWLTARIATRLEVSPQGIDLDEPLIDVGLDSMEFVALVGELEQWLGCRFRDNPLIDYPTISALSTFLADELAAGRTDILPTRPAVERAGV; this is translated from the coding sequence GTGCAGGCACTGCAAGCTCCCGAGACATCCGCAGGAAGCGAAGTCATTGCCCGTTCGGCCATGGAGATCCAGGACTGGCTGACCGCCCGGATCGCCACGAGGCTTGAGGTTTCGCCGCAGGGGATCGACCTGGACGAGCCATTGATCGATGTCGGCCTCGATTCGATGGAGTTTGTGGCGCTGGTGGGAGAACTCGAGCAATGGCTGGGGTGCCGATTCCGTGACAACCCCCTGATCGACTATCCGACGATTTCGGCCCTGTCGACATTTCTGGCGGACGAGCTCGCCGCGGGGCGGACGGACATCCTCCCGACACGACCAGCGGTCGAGCGGGCTGGCGTGTGA
- a CDS encoding sulfotransferase family protein: MSQQGPVSESSHQSLPVWCGLTLRNWLALLRLKPTIDRASWKRVVGISAASTANSVFSAVENLLYSRRTRRATVAPPVFVLGHWRSGTTFLHQLLTRDPRFAAPTLFECSFPSHFLATESWLARLTSWMQPRTRPMDAVENSWDAPAEEEIALLLLTLASPYLVSAFPDRPEAVARFNSLAGGLSKEELQQWKDDYVRFLRKLSLRHGKPLVLKSPANTSRLPLLLELFPEARFIHIVRNPYAVFSSTMHLHRVLSRENGLTSRPPVDLEERVLSSYLAMYHSYHLYRMKIPAHQRYELKFEDLEGDPVGELQAMYAHFGWSGADRIPEWLARDLERQPGFRKNSFRLPEGLRRRVAQQWEPVFHRYGYPFESPSQTSSEPAFDQTSPSRSGSE; this comes from the coding sequence ATGTCACAACAAGGGCCTGTTTCCGAATCGTCACACCAGTCGCTGCCAGTCTGGTGCGGCCTGACGCTGCGCAATTGGCTGGCACTGCTGCGACTGAAACCGACGATTGACCGCGCCTCCTGGAAACGCGTCGTCGGGATCTCGGCAGCGAGCACCGCCAACTCGGTCTTCTCCGCAGTCGAGAATCTGCTGTACAGCCGCCGCACACGCCGCGCCACTGTCGCCCCTCCCGTGTTTGTCCTGGGCCACTGGCGCAGCGGAACGACCTTTCTCCACCAGCTGCTCACGCGCGATCCCCGGTTTGCCGCCCCCACCTTGTTCGAGTGTTCGTTTCCGTCCCATTTCCTCGCGACGGAGTCCTGGCTCGCTCGGCTGACCTCGTGGATGCAGCCCCGAACCCGCCCCATGGATGCGGTCGAAAACAGCTGGGATGCACCGGCCGAAGAAGAAATCGCCCTCCTCCTGCTGACCCTCGCCTCGCCCTACCTCGTCTCGGCCTTTCCCGACCGTCCGGAGGCCGTGGCCCGGTTCAACAGCCTGGCAGGTGGATTGTCGAAAGAAGAACTGCAGCAGTGGAAGGATGACTACGTCCGCTTTCTGCGAAAGCTCTCCCTTAGGCACGGAAAGCCGCTGGTCCTCAAGTCGCCAGCCAATACGTCGCGGCTTCCACTTCTGCTCGAGCTCTTTCCGGAAGCACGGTTCATTCACATCGTGCGCAATCCCTACGCAGTCTTCAGTTCCACAATGCACCTGCACCGCGTGCTGTCGCGGGAGAACGGTCTGACGTCCAGGCCGCCGGTCGATCTGGAAGAGCGGGTGCTGTCGTCTTACCTCGCGATGTACCACTCGTATCACCTGTATCGAATGAAGATCCCTGCGCACCAGCGATACGAGCTGAAGTTCGAAGACCTCGAGGGCGATCCGGTCGGAGAGCTGCAGGCGATGTACGCTCACTTCGGATGGAGCGGCGCAGATCGCATTCCGGAATGGCTCGCCCGTGATCTCGAGCGCCAGCCAGGGTTCAGGAAGAACAGCTTCCGGCTGCCGGAAGGCCTTCGCAGACGCGTGGCTCAACAGTGGGAGCCGGTGTTTCATAGGTACGGGTATCCCTTCGAGAGCCCGTCGCAGACTTCGAGCGAGCCCGCCTTTGACCAGACGTCCCCTTCGCGGTCCGGTTCCGAATGA
- a CDS encoding fatty acyl-AMP ligase, translating to MTRRPLRGPVPNDQAIHFADVLRNTVADRPDDVAFQFLPTGEDEERSLTWGALERRAASIAASIAEVTSPGDRVLLVFAPGLEFIEGFLACQLADVIAVPTYPPRPERAWQGQRLVSSIAGSCRPALVVTGGAFAGTIRQLLEGLPELAATKWLNTDLVADSRRPARAPRAARSDVALLQYTSGSTGEPKGVMVTHGNLVHNEEMMRRGFGHTEVTEYAAGVCWLPPYHDMGLMGHILHAVYIGFPCAVIPPLGILQWPVRWLKTLSKYRADASGGPNFIYELCSHRISEDLRAGLDLSRWNIAGVGAEPVRAKTLDDFIAAYEPYGFRRNAMYPCYGLAEGTLFVTGGDPHTEPVIRLSPRQLGQGDSIDLATGEEPQRLVGCGHAWMDQSVLIVDPETRLPCPGRVGEVWVSGASVAAGYWEQPEATSETFGQQLAADPESRRFLRTGDLGFQDDGNLFVVGRLKDLIIIRGKNFHPQDLEITVQGTHSAFRADCGAAFGVDVGGEERLVVVQEIDRQTRSLNLEDLRAQVRKAILQSFDLRPHEIVFLRNGTLPKTTSGKVQRRETKRRYLTGELTLWTSTR from the coding sequence TTGACCAGACGTCCCCTTCGCGGTCCGGTTCCGAATGACCAGGCCATCCATTTTGCCGACGTGCTGCGAAACACGGTGGCCGACCGCCCCGATGATGTCGCGTTTCAGTTCCTGCCCACCGGAGAAGACGAAGAGCGTTCCCTGACGTGGGGCGCGCTCGAACGACGGGCGGCCAGCATCGCCGCATCGATCGCCGAGGTCACCTCTCCGGGCGATCGGGTGCTCCTCGTGTTCGCGCCCGGGCTGGAGTTCATCGAAGGCTTCCTCGCCTGCCAGCTGGCGGACGTCATTGCCGTTCCCACCTATCCCCCCAGGCCGGAACGCGCCTGGCAGGGGCAGCGACTCGTTTCGTCCATTGCCGGCAGTTGCCGGCCCGCGCTCGTCGTCACCGGCGGGGCCTTCGCCGGCACGATCCGGCAGTTGCTGGAAGGGTTGCCCGAACTGGCAGCGACGAAATGGCTCAACACGGATCTCGTCGCCGACTCCCGACGCCCCGCCCGCGCGCCCAGGGCCGCACGTTCGGACGTCGCTCTGCTCCAGTACACCTCCGGCTCCACCGGCGAGCCCAAAGGCGTCATGGTCACGCATGGCAACCTCGTCCATAACGAAGAGATGATGCGCCGCGGCTTCGGACATACCGAGGTCACGGAGTATGCGGCCGGAGTCTGCTGGCTCCCCCCTTATCACGACATGGGCCTGATGGGCCACATCCTGCACGCGGTTTACATCGGATTCCCCTGCGCGGTGATCCCTCCGCTCGGAATCCTCCAGTGGCCCGTGAGGTGGTTGAAAACCCTGTCGAAGTACCGGGCCGATGCGAGCGGCGGCCCGAACTTCATCTACGAGCTCTGCTCCCATCGCATCAGCGAAGACCTCCGCGCCGGGCTCGATCTCTCCCGGTGGAACATCGCCGGCGTCGGAGCCGAACCGGTCCGTGCGAAAACACTCGACGACTTCATCGCGGCCTACGAGCCTTACGGGTTCCGGCGGAACGCGATGTATCCCTGCTACGGCCTGGCCGAAGGAACATTGTTCGTTACCGGCGGCGATCCACACACCGAACCCGTCATTCGCCTTTCGCCCAGGCAACTGGGACAGGGGGATTCCATCGATCTCGCCACCGGCGAAGAACCCCAGCGACTCGTCGGTTGTGGTCACGCCTGGATGGATCAGTCCGTGTTGATCGTTGACCCCGAGACGAGGCTCCCCTGTCCGGGGCGAGTGGGGGAAGTCTGGGTGTCAGGGGCGTCGGTCGCCGCCGGCTACTGGGAGCAGCCCGAGGCGACCTCCGAAACCTTCGGCCAGCAGCTCGCCGCCGACCCCGAATCGAGGCGGTTCCTGAGAACCGGCGACCTCGGATTTCAGGACGACGGCAACCTGTTCGTCGTCGGTCGGCTGAAGGACCTGATCATCATCCGCGGCAAGAACTTCCATCCGCAGGACCTCGAAATCACCGTTCAGGGAACGCACTCCGCCTTTCGGGCCGATTGCGGGGCCGCTTTCGGCGTCGATGTCGGGGGGGAAGAACGTCTCGTCGTGGTGCAGGAGATCGACCGCCAGACCCGATCGCTCAATCTTGAGGATCTCAGGGCGCAGGTCCGCAAGGCGATCCTGCAAAGCTTCGATCTGCGTCCGCACGAAATTGTGTTTTTGCGCAACGGGACGCTCCCGAAGACCACCAGTGGAAAGGTTCAGCGACGCGAGACGAAACGCCGCTACCTGACGGGCGAGCTGACCTTGTGGACGAGCACCCGGTAG
- a CDS encoding DUF1501 domain-containing protein: MLRVLGSSNPWRESISRREVMQIGGLGALGLSLPGMLKAEESAVGQPVPRAKRILLLYLQGAASQFETWDPKPQAPAEVRGKWGAIPTSVPGVQICEMLPRVAKFVDRMAIVRSMTHEHNNHSNLYTLSGYPAIDFTSETNPFDSRHYPFFGSVLDYLEEQRNPGHVPEMPRNIGLPYQFSAHGQLARRAGPYAAFLGNGYNPVWTEFDGEATKEIGRTSFFAGLKKEMVKDPYLGITPDSRIRLSKSAQLAKEMTIDRLDRRRSLVEQLDDEARRVDENQATRGLDRFESMAYNLMTSAKLRDALDFAQEPMSKREQYGMTLFGQAALAARRLLEADCPLVSVFWDEYKIVNTAWDTHFEHFERLGDELLPGFDAAVSALFGDLIERGLLDETLVMCLTEHGRTPKINNLDRGGGRDHYSKSYSVMLAGGGIRPGMVLGASDSIGAFVKERPVSPEDILATMYYLKGIDPQSASVPNQLGRPMRLTERGEIIHEILA; the protein is encoded by the coding sequence ATGCTTCGTGTGCTGGGAAGTTCCAATCCCTGGCGTGAGTCGATCAGCCGCCGTGAGGTGATGCAGATCGGCGGGCTCGGTGCGCTCGGATTAAGCCTCCCAGGCATGCTGAAAGCCGAGGAGTCCGCTGTCGGACAGCCCGTTCCACGGGCCAAACGGATCCTCCTGCTGTACCTCCAGGGGGCCGCCTCGCAGTTCGAGACCTGGGATCCCAAGCCCCAGGCGCCGGCCGAGGTCCGCGGCAAGTGGGGCGCGATCCCCACCTCGGTGCCGGGCGTTCAGATCTGCGAGATGCTGCCTCGCGTCGCGAAGTTTGTCGACCGGATGGCCATCGTGCGGTCGATGACCCACGAGCACAACAACCACTCCAATCTCTACACCCTCTCGGGCTACCCGGCGATCGATTTCACGTCGGAAACGAACCCCTTCGACAGCCGCCACTATCCCTTCTTTGGCAGCGTGCTCGACTATCTCGAGGAGCAGCGGAATCCCGGACACGTTCCGGAAATGCCGCGGAACATCGGCCTCCCCTATCAATTCAGCGCCCACGGCCAACTGGCGCGGCGGGCCGGGCCGTACGCCGCCTTCCTCGGCAACGGCTACAACCCTGTCTGGACCGAGTTCGACGGCGAAGCCACGAAAGAGATTGGCCGAACCTCCTTCTTCGCCGGGCTGAAGAAAGAAATGGTCAAGGATCCCTATCTCGGGATCACACCGGACAGCCGGATCCGCCTCTCGAAGTCGGCCCAGCTCGCAAAGGAAATGACGATCGACCGGCTCGACCGCCGGCGGTCCCTCGTCGAACAGCTGGATGACGAAGCCAGGCGGGTCGACGAAAACCAGGCGACCCGCGGTCTCGATCGCTTCGAGTCGATGGCCTACAACCTGATGACATCCGCCAAGCTCCGCGACGCGCTCGACTTCGCCCAGGAGCCGATGTCAAAACGCGAGCAGTACGGCATGACGCTGTTCGGCCAGGCGGCGCTCGCCGCTCGCCGGCTTCTCGAGGCCGATTGCCCGCTCGTCTCGGTCTTCTGGGACGAATACAAGATCGTCAACACCGCCTGGGATACCCACTTCGAACACTTCGAGCGACTGGGAGATGAACTGCTCCCCGGATTCGATGCCGCGGTGAGTGCCCTGTTCGGCGACCTCATCGAACGCGGGCTCCTCGACGAGACCCTCGTCATGTGCCTGACGGAACACGGCCGAACGCCCAAGATCAACAACCTCGATCGCGGCGGCGGCCGCGACCACTATTCGAAGTCCTACAGCGTGATGCTCGCCGGAGGCGGAATCCGCCCGGGGATGGTGCTCGGGGCGTCTGATTCGATCGGGGCGTTTGTCAAAGAGCGTCCCGTCAGCCCGGAGGACATCCTGGCGACGATGTATTACCTGAAAGGCATCGATCCACAGTCGGCATCCGTCCCCAACCAGCTGGGCCGGCCGATGCGGCTCACCGAGCGAGGAGAGATCATTCACGAAATACTTGCGTAA
- a CDS encoding DUF1559 domain-containing protein, translated as MRAGRRRYGFTLIELLVVIAIIAILIALLLPAVQQAREAARRTQCKNNLKQIGLALHNYESTFSLLPPLAFGNGGDVGHPLDPPASGSWAWSMAILPMIEQAPLANQLNYGPITPKQAATNTATRPLLLGSLAAFVCPSDPGSQLNQNRPFKTLVAGVNPLVIAKSNYPANSGSESGNCSDNATTGRPNPCGVFVEAKSGVYPPSVAFREIVDGMSNTIFVGERGSGRLPSAGPNDNGGWAAVWAFMFKESQNDAVAMRAIRGLGFYRLSDGESTTGAKVPEEAFSSAHAGGMHFLLGDGTVRFISLNIDWQPIGGATATPVRLPGTFNRLCDRNDGNPVGEF; from the coding sequence ATGCGTGCAGGAAGACGACGCTATGGATTTACGCTGATCGAGCTACTCGTTGTGATCGCGATCATCGCGATCCTCATTGCCCTGCTGCTGCCCGCTGTGCAGCAGGCGCGGGAAGCCGCCCGAAGGACGCAGTGCAAGAACAACCTGAAGCAGATCGGGTTGGCGCTGCATAACTATGAGTCGACGTTCAGCCTTCTTCCTCCTCTGGCGTTCGGGAATGGCGGCGATGTCGGCCATCCACTCGACCCGCCGGCGTCAGGCTCCTGGGCCTGGTCGATGGCGATTCTGCCGATGATCGAGCAGGCGCCTTTGGCCAACCAGCTCAACTACGGCCCGATCACTCCGAAGCAGGCGGCCACGAATACAGCCACCCGTCCGCTGTTGTTGGGTTCGCTGGCCGCGTTTGTCTGCCCTTCCGATCCGGGAAGTCAGCTGAATCAGAATCGTCCTTTCAAGACGTTGGTCGCGGGGGTGAATCCGTTGGTGATCGCGAAGTCGAATTACCCGGCCAACAGTGGCAGCGAGAGTGGGAACTGCAGCGATAACGCCACAACCGGCAGGCCGAATCCCTGCGGCGTGTTTGTCGAAGCGAAGTCGGGGGTCTACCCCCCATCGGTGGCGTTTCGCGAAATTGTCGACGGAATGAGCAATACGATCTTCGTCGGTGAACGTGGAAGCGGCCGGCTGCCTTCAGCGGGGCCGAACGACAACGGTGGCTGGGCGGCTGTCTGGGCGTTCATGTTCAAAGAGTCGCAGAACGACGCTGTGGCGATGCGCGCCATCCGCGGGCTTGGGTTTTACCGCCTGTCTGATGGTGAATCGACCACCGGCGCAAAGGTGCCTGAGGAAGCTTTCAGCAGCGCGCATGCAGGAGGCATGCACTTCCTGCTGGGCGATGGAACAGTGCGATTCATCAGCCTCAACATCGACTGGCAGCCGATCGGTGGAGCCACTGCAACTCCCGTCCGGCTTCCGGGCACGTTCAATCGTCTTTGCGACAGGAATGACGGCAATCCCGTCGGAGAGTTCTAA
- a CDS encoding SGNH/GDSL hydrolase family protein, with amino-acid sequence MPDASPDIPAAAIPAVPAEIDGHALSTAPPASPPGAARRPPRRRPDFSAAPIAGRDLALILLQLALATILVWQFELEEQRHLLFAMLVVLGGFVVNVQLPPRFRHAWFLAVSLMGLVAVLGVMQPAGVPALASLEGWSDVGLALSVAGSLIAAALLPIGFGPRVVLILALAALFTWLRSNSTAAYWPVVGSMFMFRMISWLHVERKERSSRTWAETAGYFLMLPNVFFPLFPVVDAKVFRETWYNDEPRAIYQTGVHWITAGLLHLFLYRVIKYEVLPSPLAVRTPGEVLLYLAANYALYLRVSGHFHIICGMLHLFGWNLPRTHDHYFLAASFSEIWRRINIYWKDFLTKIFFYPAYFRIRSHLSIEGQRRDEIAIAVAVVWVFAWTWIAHSWQTFWLIGLFPFHAADGVMWLAVGVLVAGNAVLDYRRACLPRKQVDPATWGTAAVRSLQIMSTFLLVSLFWASWTNRETFRYLLYVVKTHPIETGEAVRIVGATLLVFVVLTAARVFLRVRARAAAVRPVSPSFERQAGLHIAALVPIVLFSVPAGPVDLLGKNGEWIRRLQSERLAPGEAMAVVDGYYEQLNASNPQSRPYHQAGDLAPYQLAIDFGDMIRRRNDVLELELIPGWRGSWNNKPITINRWGMRDRERSLAADPATIRIATVGSSLLMGFGVGDDETFTRILEARLNADLSPSDRRIEVLNFGVGHYSPVHRRAQIEHKVLAFRPDLILYFAHEDEVYTSAGRISELANHHVALEDDDLQAFVDSLKIAPDASEAIYQIEIAGHHAEILELTYRRIRKSVDAAGVPLVYVYMPVPSSQGLPFDPRIALQFAGKENFPVIDLSNWWGDRKSAEIVLGPKDHHPTPLGHQLVAERLFAERRSFLSRLKPRRGAATNLEPDRP; translated from the coding sequence ATGCCGGACGCCTCGCCGGATATTCCCGCGGCTGCGATTCCCGCCGTTCCGGCCGAGATCGACGGGCATGCCCTGTCGACCGCGCCCCCGGCATCCCCCCCCGGAGCCGCCCGGAGGCCGCCCCGACGGCGCCCCGATTTCTCCGCCGCGCCCATCGCCGGCCGCGACCTGGCGCTGATCCTCCTGCAACTGGCGCTCGCGACGATCCTCGTGTGGCAGTTCGAACTGGAGGAGCAGCGTCACCTGCTGTTCGCCATGCTCGTCGTGCTGGGCGGGTTCGTCGTGAACGTGCAGCTTCCACCGCGATTCCGGCACGCCTGGTTTCTCGCGGTGTCGCTCATGGGCCTCGTGGCCGTCCTTGGCGTCATGCAGCCAGCGGGCGTTCCGGCGCTGGCCTCGCTCGAAGGGTGGTCCGATGTCGGACTTGCCCTGTCCGTGGCCGGTTCGCTGATTGCCGCAGCCCTCCTGCCGATTGGATTCGGGCCGCGGGTCGTGCTGATCCTGGCGCTGGCGGCGCTGTTCACGTGGCTGCGATCGAACTCGACGGCGGCGTACTGGCCGGTGGTCGGTTCGATGTTCATGTTCCGCATGATTTCATGGCTGCACGTGGAGCGGAAGGAGCGTTCGAGCCGGACGTGGGCCGAGACCGCGGGCTATTTCCTGATGCTGCCCAACGTGTTTTTTCCACTGTTTCCGGTGGTCGATGCGAAGGTGTTCCGGGAGACGTGGTACAACGATGAGCCGCGGGCGATCTACCAGACCGGCGTGCACTGGATCACGGCGGGCCTGTTGCACCTGTTCCTGTACCGGGTGATCAAATACGAGGTGCTGCCGTCGCCGCTGGCCGTGCGGACGCCGGGCGAAGTGCTGTTGTACCTGGCGGCGAACTACGCGCTCTATCTGCGGGTGTCGGGGCACTTCCACATCATCTGCGGGATGCTGCACCTGTTCGGGTGGAACCTGCCCCGGACGCACGACCATTACTTTCTGGCGGCGAGCTTCAGCGAAATCTGGCGACGGATCAACATTTACTGGAAGGATTTTCTGACGAAGATCTTCTTCTATCCGGCATACTTCCGAATCCGGTCTCACCTCTCGATCGAGGGCCAGCGTCGCGATGAAATTGCGATCGCGGTGGCGGTGGTGTGGGTGTTTGCGTGGACGTGGATCGCTCATTCCTGGCAGACGTTCTGGCTGATCGGACTTTTCCCGTTCCATGCAGCCGATGGCGTGATGTGGCTGGCAGTGGGAGTGCTCGTCGCGGGGAACGCGGTCCTGGATTACCGCCGGGCATGTTTGCCTCGGAAGCAGGTGGATCCGGCCACGTGGGGGACGGCAGCCGTGCGGTCGCTCCAGATCATGTCGACCTTCCTGCTGGTGAGCCTGTTCTGGGCCAGTTGGACGAACCGGGAGACGTTTCGCTACCTGCTCTATGTGGTCAAGACGCATCCGATCGAAACGGGCGAGGCTGTCAGGATCGTCGGAGCCACCTTGCTGGTGTTTGTCGTTCTCACTGCAGCCAGGGTTTTTCTGCGGGTTCGTGCGCGGGCCGCAGCAGTCCGGCCGGTCTCCCCGAGCTTCGAACGGCAGGCTGGTCTTCACATCGCGGCGCTCGTCCCCATCGTTCTGTTCTCGGTTCCAGCAGGACCAGTCGATCTGCTCGGAAAGAATGGCGAATGGATCCGTCGGCTGCAGAGCGAACGGCTGGCCCCTGGAGAGGCGATGGCAGTGGTCGATGGGTACTACGAGCAGCTCAACGCCTCGAACCCGCAGTCGCGGCCCTACCACCAGGCGGGAGATCTGGCCCCCTATCAGCTTGCGATCGATTTCGGCGACATGATCCGCCGCAGAAATGACGTGCTGGAACTCGAGTTGATCCCCGGCTGGCGAGGCTCGTGGAACAATAAACCGATCACCATCAATCGCTGGGGCATGCGGGACCGCGAACGAAGTCTGGCTGCGGATCCTGCCACCATCAGGATCGCGACCGTAGGATCGAGCCTGCTGATGGGTTTCGGTGTGGGGGATGATGAAACGTTCACCCGGATTCTCGAGGCCAGGTTGAATGCCGATCTATCCCCCTCAGACCGACGGATTGAAGTCCTCAACTTCGGCGTCGGACATTACTCACCGGTTCATCGTCGCGCCCAGATCGAGCATAAAGTCCTGGCATTCCGCCCGGACCTCATCCTTTACTTTGCCCATGAGGATGAGGTTTACACGTCGGCAGGGCGGATCTCCGAACTGGCGAACCATCACGTCGCGCTCGAGGATGACGACCTTCAGGCGTTCGTCGATTCGCTGAAGATTGCGCCTGATGCGTCTGAGGCGATCTATCAGATCGAGATCGCCGGGCATCACGCGGAAATCCTGGAGCTAACCTACCGCCGGATCCGGAAGAGCGTTGACGCGGCGGGAGTTCCCCTCGTCTATGTATATATGCCAGTGCCGAGTTCGCAGGGGCTGCCGTTCGACCCGCGGATCGCGCTCCAGTTTGCCGGAAAGGAAAATTTCCCGGTGATCGATCTCTCAAACTGGTGGGGAGATCGAAAATCGGCAGAGATCGTCCTGGGACCGAAGGACCACCACCCGACGCCGCTCGGCCATCAACTCGTGGCCGAACGACTGTTCGCGGAACGCCGCAGCTTCCTCAGCCGGTTGAAGCCGCGCCGCGGAGCGGCGACGAATCTCGAACCGGATCGGCCATGA